A region of the Desulfovibrio litoralis DSM 11393 genome:
TTTTTTCTAAACCTTGTTGTGATTATGAGCTGAATTTTTTAACATGATTTTATAATACAAAAATAAGCCTATTGTGTTGATAACTATAAAGAAAGCAATAAACCAACCGGCGAATATAGAACCTAATAACGCACCAACCAAAGAGATGAATATGTTTTTAAATATATGTAATATCAAAGCCCAAACGCCGTGAAAAGAAAAGTCGCTTATGCTCATTCCAAAGAACACTAAGAAAAAACCACAAAGTGCAATAAGACAGGAAATAATCGGACCATAAAAGAAGCATTCTGATGCCTTGTTCTGAGGGTGGTCGATAGACTTTTTAAAAAATGTAAAAATAAAAATTGCCGAAGTCGAAAAAGATAGGTGTAAGAGCCAGTCCGATTTTATATTGAATAAAATTATTTCACCAAACAACAAATTAACTATCATTAAGCCGTAATAAATTTTGTTAGCCGTCATATTTTAAGACTTAAGCTTTGTGTTGTCGTTATTAAAAGAAGCTTGCCTTAAGAATTCTTTGCGGTATACAAAGAAGCCCAACGTATTGATTACGCTTAAAAAACCAATAAGAAATAAAGAACTTATAATCGCTATTATTGATAAAAGGAAGCTACCTGCTACTATTCCCTTTATTATGTCTAAAAAAGAGCTTGTGTTGTGATCGACTTTAATAAGGGCGGAAAAACCAATAAAAAAGCCTGATAATGCCGGTATAAGAAGGCTGATGGTTGGACCATAAATTAGAGCCATAAAATTATTGCGTTCTGTTTCAATTTGTTTTTTTAACAACATAAACAGAAAAATTGTGGCAATAAAGAGAGATATGGGAATAGAAGGCGTATCAGCTACGTTTTCAAACCAAGCGTAGAGTTGCACACAAATTAAATTGATTGTGATTAATCCGTAATATAAATAATTTGTTGTCATTAATATTTGTCCTCTTTTAAAAGACCATTACAAAACGCTGTTTTGCGTTATTTATCATCGTGTTATACTCTGTTAGATACTCTTGCACAGTAGTTTCTATTAAAAATAAGCTCAAATAAAAATACGTTGTTAAGATAATTTTAACAACGTATTTTTATTTATAAAGTTTATAAGAATCGATTAGTTTTTAGACTCTGTTCCGCCACCGCGAACTCTTACAGAACCGTCGTTTCCGCTGAGAATGCGTACTCTGTCGCCGACTCTTAAAGCACGTTCAGCATCGCCAAGCTCTTGGACAACAGCAATTTTTTCATTCGTTCCATCAATAGAAACAACGATTTCAATAGCTTGTCTATGGTTAACTCGGCTTTCAATACCTGTTCCGATTAGTCCGCCGATAATGGCTCCGCCAAGAGTGGTGAGAACACGTCCTGATCCGCCACCCATAGTATTACCAACAACACCACCAACAACTGCACCGCCTAAAGAACCAAGACCCGAGGGGTTATTTTCTATAACGGCGTCTTCAATTGCGATAATGTGTCCCATTCTTACTGTTTGTGATCTGCGAGTTTCCGATGAGTTAAAAGACCCTCCTGTTTGAGAGGCACAAGCACCCAAAAGTAAGGCAAACAGACAGATAGTCGAAAAGATTTTTATTTTGTTAAAAAACATAAATACTCCGATATTAGATAGTTTATATGAAATAAATATAATTCTTATAAGCCTGTTTTCACTTGTCGTCAACGTTATAAGATAACAATATGAATAAATTTTTTACGGTTTGTGGCTTAAATATAAAAAACTCCGCAACATATCAAACATAACATTTTAATATATTTTGGAGTTTTCAAATTAAGAAACTTATTCGTCTGCTTTATTCTTTTTATATTCGCCTACAACTTTTTCAACAACCTGAGGCGGAGCTTCTTCGTAATGAGAAAACTCTAGGGTAAAGGTGCCTTGTCCGCCTGTCATTGAGCGTAAATCAGAAGCATATCGCAAGATTTCATTCATGGGGATATGAGCTTTAACTTCGGTTATTCCGTCTATGGAATCAGAGCCAAGAACTTTTCCTCGTCTACTTGATAAATCGCCGATGATATCGCCCATAAATTCATCAGGTGTGGAAACCGCCATAGTTACAATAGGTTCGAGTAAAACCGCTTTGCATTGTTCCATACCCTTTTTAAAGGCAAGAGAACCGGCAATTTTAAACGCCATTTCAGAAGAGTCAACAGTATGATAACTTCCGTCATAAACTTTTACTTTACAGTCTACAATCGGATAACCTGCGAGAAAGCCTCTGGCGGCTGATTCTTGAATACCTTTGTCAATCGCCGGAATATATTGACGTGGAATTACTCCGCCGACGATAGCGTCTTCAAACTCATAACCTGTTCCACGAGGAAGAGGCGAAAGCTCTATCCAACAATCTCCAAACTGTCCTTTTCCGCCACTTTGTTTTTTATGACGACCTTGAACTTTGGCTGTTGCTTTAATTGTTTCACGATAAGGAACTTTTGGTG
Encoded here:
- a CDS encoding glycine zipper 2TM domain-containing protein, with product MFFNKIKIFSTICLFALLLGACASQTGGSFNSSETRRSQTVRMGHIIAIEDAVIENNPSGLGSLGGAVVGGVVGNTMGGGSGRVLTTLGGAIIGGLIGTGIESRVNHRQAIEIVVSIDGTNEKIAVVQELGDAERALRVGDRVRILSGNDGSVRVRGGGTESKN